A part of Leifsonia xyli subsp. xyli str. CTCB07 genomic DNA contains:
- a CDS encoding Flp pilus assembly complex ATPase component TadA yields MATISSRAVPKPPVLSPRPDAAPARPHGPPPAGLWRTYSPLTPYLMREGITDLFVTGSGELWTDDARSGLRRQDGWNADEAANRRLAVRLIAHGGRHIDEATPFIDVRLPGGVRVHTVVRKLHPSATIDSMADNTAATEQTEPADPPAAARPLWFLPVIIAYGVVVLAILVVAVVLIVNAFAPHTFNADGYVVIENTTCDSVPDGFQDIAPGTDVTVKDPAGKTVAFAQLKTRKDITGAIPS; encoded by the coding sequence TTGGCGACCATCTCGTCCCGCGCGGTGCCGAAACCGCCCGTGCTGTCCCCGCGTCCGGATGCCGCACCGGCCCGTCCCCACGGCCCACCACCGGCCGGCCTCTGGCGCACGTACAGTCCGCTCACCCCCTATCTCATGCGCGAGGGCATCACCGACCTCTTCGTCACCGGCTCCGGCGAACTCTGGACGGACGACGCTCGCAGCGGCCTCCGACGGCAGGACGGCTGGAACGCGGACGAAGCCGCGAACAGACGACTCGCCGTTCGCTTGATCGCGCACGGCGGACGGCACATCGACGAGGCGACGCCTTTCATCGACGTCCGGCTCCCGGGCGGCGTGCGCGTACACACGGTTGTTCGTAAACTCCATCCTAGCGCTACCATCGACTCAATGGCTGACAACACCGCCGCCACAGAGCAAACAGAGCCCGCCGATCCGCCGGCGGCTGCTCGCCCGCTCTGGTTCCTGCCTGTAATCATCGCCTACGGTGTCGTGGTGCTCGCGATCCTGGTCGTGGCTGTCGTGCTGATCGTCAACGCGTTCGCCCCGCACACGTTCAACGCTGATGGATACGTCGTCATTGAGAACACGACCTGCGACAGCGTTCCTGACGGTTTCCAGGACATCGCGCCCGGCACCGACGTGACGGTCAAAGATCCGGCGGGAAAGACCGTCGCGTTCGCGCAGCTCAAGACCCGCAAGGACATCACTGGCGCGATCCCATCGTGA